The following are from one region of the Sphingomonas oryzagri genome:
- a CDS encoding glycosyltransferase family 4 protein has protein sequence MDVKDLRVALFSGNYNYVRDGANQALNRLVEYLLRQGAAVRIYSPKVKRPAFDHVGDLVGVPAVPLPGRAEYRAPILLTPGVKKDLHRFGPNMMHVASPEVLGHAAVRHAHKNKLPVVASVHTRFETYPRYYGFAFMEGLVEAGLRRFYRRCDAIFAPSESMAQLLREQRMNFDVGIWSRGVERDIFSPERRDMEWRRSLGIADDEVAVGYIGRLVMEKGLDVFADTVDQLVRRGVKHRLLIVGDGPARDWFEKRLPENAVFAGFQGGRDLGRAAASMDLLFNPSVTETFGNVTLEAMAAGVPVIAADATGSQSLVEPGLTGELVRPGAIHFFADALGSYVQDTAKREAAGQAGRVASRAYEWDKVNQALVDQYLRIGRQRERGSFGTPGLQRVPWPGSRRPQ, from the coding sequence ATGGACGTGAAAGACCTTCGCGTTGCCCTGTTCTCCGGCAACTACAATTATGTGCGCGACGGCGCCAACCAGGCGCTCAACCGGCTGGTCGAATACCTGCTGCGGCAGGGCGCTGCCGTGCGGATCTATTCGCCCAAGGTGAAGCGACCGGCCTTCGATCATGTCGGCGATCTGGTCGGCGTGCCGGCGGTGCCGCTGCCTGGCCGCGCCGAATATCGCGCGCCGATCCTGCTCACCCCCGGCGTGAAGAAGGATCTGCACCGCTTCGGCCCCAACATGATGCACGTCGCCTCGCCGGAGGTGCTGGGTCATGCCGCCGTCCGGCACGCGCACAAGAACAAGCTGCCGGTCGTCGCGTCGGTCCACACCCGGTTCGAGACCTACCCGCGCTATTACGGCTTCGCCTTCATGGAGGGGCTGGTCGAGGCGGGCCTGCGCCGCTTCTACCGCCGCTGCGACGCGATCTTCGCGCCGTCCGAATCGATGGCGCAGCTGCTGCGCGAGCAGCGCATGAATTTCGATGTCGGCATCTGGTCGCGGGGCGTCGAGCGCGACATCTTCTCGCCCGAGCGGCGCGACATGGAATGGCGCCGCTCGCTCGGCATCGCCGATGACGAGGTGGCGGTCGGCTATATCGGCCGCCTCGTGATGGAGAAGGGGCTGGACGTGTTCGCCGACACGGTGGACCAGCTCGTCCGCCGCGGCGTAAAGCACCGCCTGCTGATCGTCGGCGATGGCCCGGCGCGCGACTGGTTCGAGAAGCGTCTGCCGGAAAACGCGGTGTTCGCGGGTTTCCAGGGCGGTCGCGATCTGGGGCGTGCCGCCGCCTCGATGGACCTGCTGTTCAATCCCTCGGTCACGGAGACCTTCGGCAACGTCACGCTGGAAGCGATGGCAGCCGGCGTGCCCGTCATCGCGGCGGACGCGACCGGCAGCCAGAGCCTCGTCGAACCGGGGTTGACCGGCGAACTGGTGCGGCCAGGCGCGATCCATTTCTTCGCGGACGCGCTTGGAAGTTACGTGCAGGACACCGCCAAGCGCGAAGCGGCGGGCCAGGCCGGCCGCGTCGCCAGCCGTGCCTATGAGTGGGACAAGGTCAACCAGGCGCTGGTCGACCAGTATCTACGCATTGGGCGCCAGCGCGAACGGGGCAGCTT
- a CDS encoding Nramp family divalent metal transporter, with the protein MASVLGLKLPETATAPFCPSEVEGSIAVPRGAPLGTRLARFVGPGLLVAVGYMDPGNWATDIAAGSGYGFDLLFVVVAASLAAILLQSLALRLGMASGLDLAQACRRRYGRLPNLALWMMAEIAILATDVAEVLGGALAIKLLLGLPLWAGILLTAFDMLLVVGLKGRGFRQVEAIVGALVATIALCFLIELIIVPPDGHALAAGLVPDLGRLSQPGALAVAIGIVGATVMPHNLYLHSSIVQTRRVDGGRDGLRKAIRIANLDSAVSLLLAMLVNAAILTLAAGAFHANGHHGVTGIDEAYRLLSPITGAKAAALFFGIALFASGQSSTFTGTIAGQVVLEGFLKLKIPCWQRRVITRTIAIIPALAGVLWFGDGGVGPMLVLSQILLSLQLPFAIWPLIRSASDRGIMGELAAGAPAVAGAWALFAIISAANLWLIVSLFT; encoded by the coding sequence ATGGCAAGCGTGCTGGGGCTGAAACTTCCTGAAACCGCGACTGCACCCTTCTGCCCATCCGAGGTGGAGGGGAGCATCGCGGTGCCGCGGGGCGCGCCGCTCGGCACACGCCTCGCGCGGTTCGTGGGGCCGGGGCTGCTGGTCGCGGTCGGCTATATGGATCCGGGCAATTGGGCAACCGACATCGCCGCCGGGTCGGGCTATGGCTTCGATCTGCTGTTCGTTGTCGTGGCAGCGAGCCTCGCCGCGATCCTGCTGCAATCGCTGGCGCTCAGGCTCGGCATGGCGTCCGGCCTCGATCTGGCGCAGGCCTGTCGCCGCCGCTACGGCCGGCTTCCCAATCTCGCGCTCTGGATGATGGCGGAGATCGCGATCCTCGCCACCGACGTCGCTGAGGTGCTGGGTGGGGCGCTGGCGATCAAGCTGCTGCTCGGCCTGCCTTTGTGGGCAGGCATCCTGCTCACCGCCTTCGACATGCTGCTGGTCGTGGGGCTGAAAGGACGCGGCTTCCGGCAGGTCGAGGCGATCGTCGGCGCGCTGGTCGCCACCATCGCGCTCTGCTTCCTGATCGAGCTGATCATCGTGCCGCCGGACGGCCACGCGCTCGCCGCCGGTCTCGTTCCCGATCTCGGCCGCCTTTCCCAGCCCGGTGCGCTGGCGGTGGCGATCGGTATCGTCGGCGCGACGGTGATGCCGCACAATCTCTATCTCCATTCGAGCATCGTGCAGACACGTCGGGTCGATGGCGGGCGCGATGGGCTGCGCAAGGCGATCCGCATCGCCAATCTCGATTCTGCCGTTTCGTTGCTGCTCGCCATGCTGGTGAACGCGGCGATCCTCACGCTTGCGGCCGGCGCCTTCCATGCCAACGGGCACCACGGCGTGACCGGGATCGACGAGGCCTATCGCCTGCTCTCGCCGATCACCGGCGCCAAGGCGGCCGCCCTGTTCTTCGGCATCGCGCTGTTCGCATCGGGCCAGAGCAGCACCTTCACCGGCACGATCGCGGGGCAGGTGGTGCTGGAAGGCTTCCTGAAGCTCAAGATCCCCTGCTGGCAGCGCCGCGTGATCACGCGCACCATCGCCATCATCCCCGCGCTGGCCGGCGTGCTGTGGTTCGGCGACGGCGGTGTCGGCCCGATGCTGGTGCTGAGCCAGATCCTGCTCTCGCTGCAACTGCCCTTCGCCATCTGGCCGTTGATCCGATCCGCGTCGGACAGGGGGATCATGGGCGAGCTGGCGGCGGGCGCTCCGGCGGTCGCCGGGGCATGGGCACTGTTCGCGATCATTTCAGCCGCGAACCTCTGGCTGATCGTCAGCCTCTTCACCTGA
- the dxs gene encoding 1-deoxy-D-xylulose-5-phosphate synthase: MSERPVTPLLDTVSIPADLRKLKPEQLRQLADELRAEMISAVGVTGGHLGSGLGVVELTTAIHYVFNTPDDKLIWDVGHQCYPHKIITGRRDRIRTLRQGGGLSGFTQRAESEYDPFGAAHSSTSISAALGFAVANKLANKPGKAIAVIGDGSMSAGMAYEAMNNAEQAGNRLVVILNDNDMSIAPPVGGLSAYLARIVSSAPFLNLRDLAKKFANKLPRPLAEAARKTDEFARGMTMGGTLFEELGFYYVGPIDGHNLDHLIPVLENVRDAKDGPVLIHVVTKKGHGYAPAEQAADKYHGVQKFDVVTGEQAKAPAGPPSYTGVFAKALTAEAERDPTIVAITAAMPGGTGLDKFQQKFPHRTFDVGIAEQHAVTFAAGLAAQGMRPFCAIYSTFLQRAYDQVVHDVAIQNLPVRFAIDRAGLVGADGSTHAGSFDVTYLATLPNMVVMAAADEAELVHMVHTAATYDDGPIALRYPRGNGTGVALPETPQKLEIGKGRIVREGKKVAILSLGTRLEEALKAADRLDAQGLSATVADLRFAKPLDQALIRKLCATHEVVVTIEEGAVGGLGAHVLTLASDEGLTDAGLKIRTLRLPDVFQAQDKPEKQYAEAGLDADGIVDTVLKALRHNSVGVVGGARA; encoded by the coding sequence GTGTCCGAACGCCCCGTTACCCCCCTTCTGGATACCGTCAGCATCCCCGCCGATCTGCGCAAGCTGAAGCCGGAACAGCTCCGCCAGCTTGCCGACGAATTGCGCGCGGAGATGATCTCGGCGGTCGGCGTGACCGGCGGCCATCTCGGCTCCGGCCTCGGCGTGGTCGAGCTGACCACCGCGATCCATTATGTGTTCAATACGCCCGACGACAAGCTGATCTGGGACGTGGGGCACCAATGCTATCCGCACAAGATCATCACCGGCCGGCGTGATCGCATCCGCACGCTGCGCCAGGGCGGCGGCCTCTCGGGTTTCACCCAGCGCGCCGAGAGCGAATATGATCCGTTCGGCGCGGCGCACTCGTCGACCTCGATCTCGGCGGCGCTGGGCTTCGCCGTGGCGAACAAGCTCGCGAACAAGCCGGGCAAGGCCATCGCCGTGATCGGCGACGGTTCGATGTCCGCCGGTATGGCCTATGAGGCAATGAACAACGCCGAGCAGGCGGGTAACCGTCTGGTCGTCATCCTCAACGACAACGACATGTCGATCGCGCCGCCGGTGGGCGGGCTTTCGGCCTATCTGGCGCGGATCGTGTCGTCGGCGCCGTTCCTCAATCTGCGCGACCTTGCCAAGAAGTTCGCCAACAAGCTGCCGCGTCCGCTCGCCGAGGCCGCGCGCAAGACCGACGAGTTCGCCCGTGGCATGACGATGGGCGGCACGCTCTTCGAGGAACTCGGCTTCTATTATGTCGGCCCGATCGACGGTCACAATCTCGATCACCTGATCCCGGTGCTGGAGAACGTCCGCGACGCGAAGGACGGCCCGGTACTGATCCACGTCGTCACCAAGAAAGGCCACGGCTATGCGCCGGCCGAGCAGGCGGCGGACAAGTATCACGGCGTCCAGAAGTTCGACGTCGTCACCGGCGAGCAGGCCAAGGCACCAGCCGGCCCGCCGAGCTACACCGGCGTGTTCGCCAAGGCGCTGACCGCCGAGGCGGAGCGCGATCCGACGATCGTGGCGATCACCGCGGCGATGCCGGGCGGCACCGGGCTCGACAAGTTCCAGCAGAAGTTTCCGCATCGCACCTTCGACGTCGGCATTGCCGAGCAGCATGCCGTCACCTTCGCGGCGGGTCTCGCTGCGCAGGGGATGCGGCCGTTCTGCGCGATCTATTCCACCTTCCTGCAGCGCGCCTACGATCAGGTGGTGCATGACGTCGCGATCCAGAACCTGCCGGTCCGCTTCGCGATTGATCGTGCTGGTCTCGTGGGTGCCGATGGCTCGACCCATGCGGGTTCGTTCGATGTGACCTATCTGGCGACATTGCCGAACATGGTGGTGATGGCGGCGGCCGACGAGGCCGAACTGGTCCACATGGTCCACACCGCCGCGACGTACGACGACGGCCCGATCGCGCTGCGCTACCCGCGCGGCAATGGCACCGGCGTGGCGCTGCCCGAGACCCCGCAGAAGCTGGAGATCGGCAAGGGCCGCATCGTGCGCGAGGGCAAGAAGGTCGCGATCCTGTCGCTCGGCACCCGGCTGGAGGAGGCGCTCAAGGCCGCGGACCGGCTCGATGCGCAGGGGCTGTCGGCGACCGTCGCCGATCTGCGCTTCGCCAAGCCGCTCGATCAGGCACTGATCCGCAAGCTGTGCGCCACGCACGAGGTGGTGGTGACGATCGAGGAGGGCGCCGTCGGCGGCCTCGGCGCGCACGTGCTGACGCTGGCCTCGGACGAGGGGCTGACCGATGCCGGCCTCAAGATCCGCACGCTGCGCCTGCCGGATGTCTTCCAGGCGCAGGACAAGCCCGAGAAACAGTACGCCGAGGCGGGCCTCGATGCGGACGGCATCGTCGACACGGTGCTAAAGGCGCTGCGTCACAATTCGGTGGGCGTCGTCGGCGGCGCGCGCGCGTAG
- a CDS encoding Fur family transcriptional regulator — MATATRHAHAHHHGAALAEAAQAELESRGEQWTQLRSAVFDILSRFEKPASAYDITEQLSAAQGRRIAANSVYRILDLFVTSNLAQRIESANAYIANPHPGCRHDCIFLVCDNCGQATHVDDDAVAAKVREAAEKAGFVPERPVIEVHGRCTDCAAKATLS; from the coding sequence ATGGCCACCGCCACCAGACACGCACACGCGCATCATCACGGCGCCGCGCTCGCCGAAGCCGCGCAGGCCGAGCTGGAGTCGCGCGGCGAGCAGTGGACGCAGCTCCGCTCCGCCGTCTTCGACATCCTGAGTCGTTTCGAGAAGCCGGCCTCCGCCTACGACATCACCGAACAGCTTTCGGCGGCGCAGGGGCGGCGAATTGCAGCGAACAGCGTCTATCGCATCCTCGACCTGTTCGTGACGTCGAACCTCGCCCAGCGGATCGAGAGCGCCAACGCCTATATCGCCAATCCGCATCCGGGTTGCCGGCACGATTGCATCTTCCTCGTGTGCGACAATTGCGGGCAGGCGACCCATGTCGACGACGACGCGGTGGCGGCCAAGGTGCGCGAGGCGGCGGAGAAGGCGGGCTTCGTGCCCGAACGGCCGGTGATCGAAGTGCACGGGCGCTGCACCGATTGTGCTGCAAAAGCCACGCTTTCCTGA
- a CDS encoding MerC domain-containing protein yields MATLPPESPRERTNDRLDRIAIGLSSLCLIHCVATVLLAATLASAGAALANPAWHEIGFALAIAIGAIALGRGYAAHRDGRPLLIGIAGLALMAIGLIRAEGLPEILSTMAGVALLAVAHRLNARRHLAGSHHHA; encoded by the coding sequence ATGGCGACCCTTCCCCCCGAGTCTCCGCGCGAGCGGACCAACGACCGGCTTGACCGGATTGCGATCGGGCTTTCGAGCCTGTGCCTGATTCATTGCGTGGCAACGGTGCTGCTCGCGGCGACCCTGGCCTCTGCGGGGGCGGCGCTCGCCAATCCTGCCTGGCACGAGATCGGTTTCGCGCTCGCCATCGCGATCGGCGCCATCGCGCTGGGCCGGGGGTACGCCGCGCACCGCGACGGGCGGCCGCTGCTGATCGGGATCGCCGGGCTGGCGCTGATGGCGATCGGGTTGATCCGCGCGGAGGGGCTGCCTGAAATCCTCTCGACCATGGCAGGCGTCGCGCTGCTCGCCGTCGCGCACCGGCTGAACGCGCGCCGCCACCTTGCCGGAAGCCACCACCACGCCTAA
- a CDS encoding COX15/CtaA family protein → MSETLASPPTLRLPGRPAAPRPAPRAFGAWLLVVAAMVLAIVIVGGITRLTESGLSIVEWDPIVGAIPPLTHAQWQAAFDGYKAIPQYKAFNQGMTLEGFQHIFFWEYLHRLIARGIGTVLLIVLAVFWWRRAIPKGYGWRAVAIFALGGLQGVVGWWMVYSGLQFRTEVSHIRLAVHLLTALLIYSYLIWTALDLFALARGPASKPARLVPLAAAAILILALQIMLGAFTAGLRAGYAFAEWPKMMGDEWFPAGGWNTGWSTFRNLVDNPVAVQFAHRWWAWVALVAVVTVARFAKQVGNSRAAIAIVVVVVAQILLGIATLLSGVRIEVAVAHQAVATILLGTLIWGCHAIGEAETTAR, encoded by the coding sequence ATGTCCGAAACCCTCGCCTCTCCGCCGACACTCCGCCTGCCGGGCCGCCCCGCGGCCCCGCGCCCTGCCCCCCGCGCATTCGGCGCCTGGCTGCTCGTCGTGGCCGCGATGGTGTTGGCGATCGTGATCGTCGGCGGCATCACCCGGCTCACCGAAAGCGGCCTGTCGATCGTGGAGTGGGATCCCATAGTCGGCGCAATCCCGCCCCTGACCCACGCTCAGTGGCAGGCAGCGTTCGACGGCTACAAGGCAATCCCCCAATATAAGGCATTCAACCAGGGCATGACGCTGGAGGGGTTCCAGCACATCTTCTTCTGGGAATATCTCCATCGCCTGATCGCGCGCGGCATCGGCACCGTGCTGCTGATCGTGCTGGCGGTGTTCTGGTGGCGCCGCGCGATCCCGAAAGGCTATGGCTGGCGCGCGGTGGCAATCTTCGCGCTGGGCGGACTGCAGGGCGTGGTCGGCTGGTGGATGGTCTATTCCGGCCTCCAGTTCCGCACCGAGGTGAGCCACATCCGCCTCGCCGTCCACCTGCTGACCGCTTTGCTCATCTATTCCTACCTGATCTGGACGGCGCTCGATCTGTTCGCACTCGCCCGAGGCCCCGCGTCGAAGCCCGCCCGGTTGGTACCGCTGGCGGCGGCGGCGATCCTGATCCTCGCGCTGCAGATCATGCTCGGCGCCTTCACCGCCGGCCTGCGCGCCGGCTACGCCTTCGCCGAGTGGCCGAAGATGATGGGCGACGAGTGGTTCCCGGCGGGCGGCTGGAACACCGGCTGGTCGACCTTCCGCAACCTCGTCGATAATCCGGTCGCTGTGCAATTCGCCCATCGCTGGTGGGCCTGGGTCGCGCTCGTCGCGGTGGTGACCGTCGCACGGTTTGCGAAACAGGTGGGCAATAGCCGCGCGGCGATCGCCATCGTCGTCGTCGTCGTCGCGCAAATCCTGCTCGGCATCGCGACGCTGCTGAGCGGCGTCCGCATCGAGGTGGCGGTGGCGCATCAGGCGGTGGCGACCATCCTGCTCGGCACGCTGATCTGGGGCTGCCACGCGATCGGCGAGGCCGAAACCACCGCTCGCTAA
- the rplM gene encoding 50S ribosomal protein L13, which produces MKALMKTTKVATPATIEKKWLLIDAEGLVVGRLASIVANILRGKHKPSFTPFMDCGDNVIIINAGKVRFTGKKLADKIYYKHTGYAGGLKEITAGKVLEGRFPERVLEKAVERMIPRGPLGRQQMRNLRIFAGAEHDHTAQNPEVLDVASMNRKNKVGA; this is translated from the coding sequence ATGAAGGCGCTCATGAAAACCACGAAGGTGGCGACGCCCGCCACCATCGAGAAGAAGTGGCTTCTCATCGATGCCGAGGGCCTGGTCGTCGGCCGCCTCGCCTCGATCGTCGCCAACATCCTGCGCGGGAAGCACAAGCCGAGCTTCACCCCGTTCATGGATTGCGGTGACAACGTCATCATCATCAACGCCGGCAAGGTCCGTTTCACGGGCAAGAAGCTGGCCGACAAGATCTACTACAAGCACACCGGCTATGCCGGCGGCCTGAAGGAGATCACCGCGGGCAAGGTGCTCGAGGGCCGCTTCCCCGAGCGCGTGCTCGAAAAGGCCGTGGAGCGCATGATCCCGCGCGGTCCGCTGGGCCGCCAGCAGATGCGCAACCTGCGCATCTTCGCCGGTGCCGAGCATGACCACACCGCGCAGAACCCCGAAGTCCTCGACGTCGCGTCGATGAACCGCAAGAACAAGGTGGGCGCCTGA
- the rpsI gene encoding 30S ribosomal protein S9 yields the protein MSDNRQSLSDLAGLTGGEAPAAVSGAASAPLGETVSAAPLREKQVDAQGRSYATGRRKDAVARVWLKPGTGKITVNGRDQEIYFARPTLRLVINQPFGVAGREGQYDVIATVKGGGLSGQAGAVKHGIAQALTRFEPILRTPVKQAGFLTRDSRAVERKKYGKAKARRSFQFSKR from the coding sequence ATGTCCGACAATCGCCAGTCCCTTTCCGATCTCGCCGGCCTGACCGGCGGTGAGGCCCCGGCCGCCGTGTCCGGCGCCGCTTCGGCGCCGCTCGGCGAGACCGTCTCGGCCGCCCCGCTGCGCGAGAAGCAGGTCGACGCGCAGGGCCGCTCCTACGCCACCGGCCGCCGCAAGGACGCGGTCGCCCGCGTGTGGCTGAAGCCCGGCACCGGCAAGATCACGGTCAATGGCCGCGATCAGGAGATCTACTTCGCGCGCCCCACGCTGCGCCTCGTGATCAACCAGCCGTTCGGCGTCGCCGGCCGCGAGGGCCAGTATGACGTGATCGCCACCGTGAAGGGCGGCGGTCTCTCGGGCCAGGCCGGTGCGGTGAAGCACGGTATCGCCCAGGCGCTGACCCGCTTCGAGCCGATCCTGCGCACCCCGGTGAAGCAGGCCGGCTTCCTCACGCGCGACAGCCGCGCGGTGGAGCGCAAGAAGTACGGCAAGGCGAAGGCCCGCCGCAGCTTCCAGTTCTCGAAGCGCTAA
- a CDS encoding SDR family oxidoreductase — MPENASLSAAGTILIAGASRGLGHALAAEFVNRGWRVIGTVRDDRRTPLHDLADTQDGRVRLETLDINEPGQIAALRSRLAGEALDMLFVNAGTTTHDEHVHIGTVSTDEFVRVMITNALSPMRVIEALQDLVPADGLIGAMSSGQGSIANNERGLREVYRGSKAALNMFMRSFAAREADAPRAMLLLAPGWIRTDLGGPDAPFTMEETVPLLADLMIAKRRMPGLQYLDRFGVTVPW, encoded by the coding sequence ATGCCTGAAAACGCCTCCCTATCCGCCGCCGGCACCATCCTGATCGCGGGCGCCTCGCGTGGCCTCGGTCATGCCCTGGCTGCCGAATTCGTCAACCGTGGCTGGCGCGTCATCGGCACCGTGCGCGACGATCGCCGTACGCCGCTCCATGATCTTGCCGACACCCAGGACGGGCGAGTGCGGCTTGAAACCCTCGACATCAACGAGCCGGGCCAGATTGCGGCGCTGCGTAGCCGGCTGGCGGGCGAGGCGCTCGACATGCTGTTCGTCAACGCCGGTACAACGACGCATGACGAGCATGTCCATATCGGCACCGTCTCGACCGACGAGTTCGTGCGCGTGATGATCACCAACGCGCTCAGCCCGATGCGGGTGATCGAGGCTCTGCAGGATCTCGTGCCGGCGGACGGCCTGATCGGCGCGATGTCGTCGGGACAGGGAAGCATCGCTAACAACGAGCGGGGGCTGCGCGAGGTCTATCGCGGCAGCAAGGCGGCGCTCAACATGTTCATGCGCAGCTTCGCGGCGCGCGAGGCGGATGCGCCACGCGCGATGCTGCTGCTCGCACCCGGCTGGATCCGTACCGATCTCGGCGGGCCGGACGCACCGTTCACGATGGAGGAGACGGTGCCTTTGCTTGCCGACCTGATGATCGCCAAGCGCCGCATGCCCGGCCTGCAATATCTCGATCGCTTTGGCGTAACGGTGCCTTGGTAA
- a CDS encoding peptide chain release factor 3 yields the protein MNPHLSRRTFAIISHPDAGKTTLTEKLLLAGGAIHQAGEVRARGNNRRARSDWMKIEQQRGISVTSSVMTFERPSSSGDLLTFNLLDTPGHEDFSEDTYRTLTAVDSAVMVIDAAKGIEAQTRKLFEVCRLRSVPIATFINKVDREGLDPFVLLDEVADKLALDVTPMNWPIGMGGIYEGLYDFQRNTLSRPDKADEQLTGLDDPRLETLVSPEGAARLREEAELALGGYGEFDLAAYRHGDQTPVFFGSALREYGVDALITAIGDYAPPPRQQPALPRPITPDEGNVSGFIFKVQANMNPQHRDRIAFLRVCSGKFKRGMKLKQVQTGKTIAINSPIFFFAQDRELAETALPGDIIGIPNHGVLRVGDTLTEGEAITFTGIPNFAPEILRRIRLLDPTKTKQLRTALTDMAEEGVTQLFKPLVGSQWIVGVVGQLQLEVLISRLQAEYNVAAEFEPAPFETARWLSADDPADLKAFMEGRGGAMAEDRDGAPVFLARDAWEVNYVAERAPKVRFSATRERASA from the coding sequence ATGAATCCTCACCTGAGCCGCCGCACCTTCGCGATCATTTCCCACCCGGACGCGGGCAAGACCACGCTGACCGAGAAGCTGTTGCTTGCGGGCGGCGCGATCCACCAGGCCGGCGAGGTCCGCGCGCGCGGCAACAACCGCCGTGCCCGATCGGACTGGATGAAGATCGAGCAGCAGCGCGGCATCTCCGTCACGTCGAGCGTGATGACCTTCGAGCGGCCGAGTTCCTCGGGCGACCTGCTCACCTTCAACCTGCTCGACACGCCGGGCCACGAGGATTTCTCGGAGGACACTTACCGCACGCTGACCGCGGTGGACTCGGCGGTGATGGTGATCGACGCCGCCAAGGGCATCGAGGCGCAGACCCGCAAGCTGTTCGAGGTGTGCCGCCTGCGTTCGGTGCCGATCGCGACCTTCATCAACAAGGTGGATCGCGAGGGCCTCGATCCCTTCGTGCTGCTTGACGAGGTGGCCGACAAGCTGGCGCTGGACGTGACGCCGATGAACTGGCCGATCGGCATGGGCGGCATCTACGAAGGCCTCTACGATTTCCAGCGCAACACGCTGTCGCGGCCGGATAAAGCCGACGAGCAGCTGACTGGCCTCGACGATCCGCGCCTTGAGACGCTGGTGTCGCCCGAAGGCGCCGCGCGGCTGCGCGAGGAGGCGGAACTGGCGTTGGGCGGATATGGTGAGTTCGATCTTGCCGCCTATCGCCACGGCGACCAGACGCCGGTCTTCTTCGGCTCCGCGCTGCGCGAATATGGCGTGGATGCACTGATCACCGCGATCGGCGATTACGCCCCGCCGCCGCGCCAGCAGCCCGCCTTGCCCCGCCCGATCACACCGGACGAGGGCAACGTCTCGGGTTTCATCTTCAAGGTGCAGGCGAACATGAACCCGCAGCATCGCGATCGTATCGCGTTTCTCAGGGTTTGCTCAGGCAAGTTCAAGCGCGGGATGAAGTTGAAGCAGGTGCAGACCGGCAAGACGATCGCGATCAACTCGCCGATCTTCTTCTTCGCGCAGGATCGCGAACTGGCCGAGACGGCGCTGCCCGGCGACATCATCGGCATCCCCAACCACGGCGTGCTGCGTGTCGGCGACACGCTGACCGAGGGCGAGGCGATCACCTTCACGGGGATTCCGAACTTCGCCCCCGAAATCCTGCGCCGTATTCGCCTTCTCGATCCCACCAAGACCAAGCAGCTGCGTACCGCGCTCACCGACATGGCCGAGGAGGGGGTGACCCAGCTGTTCAAGCCGCTGGTCGGATCGCAGTGGATCGTGGGCGTGGTCGGCCAGCTCCAACTCGAGGTGCTGATTTCGCGCCTGCAGGCCGAATATAACGTCGCCGCCGAGTTCGAGCCGGCGCCGTTCGAGACCGCGCGCTGGCTTTCCGCCGACGATCCCGCCGATCTCAAGGCGTTCATGGAAGGCCGTGGCGGTGCCATGGCCGAGGACCGCGACGGTGCGCCGGTTTTCCTGGCGCGCGATGCGTGGGAGGTGAATTATGTGGCGGAGCGCGCGCCCAAGGTGCGCTTCAGCGCGACGCGGGAGCGCGCGTCGGCTTAA